Proteins encoded within one genomic window of Brassica rapa cultivar Chiifu-401-42 chromosome A09, CAAS_Brap_v3.01, whole genome shotgun sequence:
- the LOC103840806 gene encoding heavy metal-associated isoprenylated plant protein 22 encodes MGALNFLSGYFSDHFYVSIRKRKKRKVMQTVNIKVKIDCDGCERKIKNAVSSMKGAKSVEVNRKMHKVTVSGYVDPKKVLKKVQSTGKKKAELWPYVPYTMVAYPYAAGAYDKRAPPGFVRKSEQAQAQPGGTDDKLMSLFSDENPNACTIM; translated from the exons ATGGGAGCTCTAAATTTTCTCTCTGGCTATTTCTCTGATCATTTCTACGTCTCAATAAGAAAACGGAAGAAGCGTAAAGTCATGCAG ACGGTGAATATAAAGGTAAAGATAGACTGTGACGGATGCGAACGCAAAATCAAGAACGCAGTTTCTTCCATGAAAG GAGCAAAATCTGTGGAAGTGAATAGAAAGATGCATAAAGTGACGGTGAGTGGTTACGTGGATCCTAAGAAAGTGTTAAAGAAAGTGCAGAGCACTGGGAAAAAGAAAGCTGAGCTATGGCCGTATGTTCCATATACTATGGTGGCTTATCCGTACGCAGCTGGAGCTTACGACAAAAGGGCCCCACCGGGTTTTGTGAGGAAGTCGGAGCAGGCTCAGGCGCAGCCAGGAGGTACAGACGATAAGCTCATGTCCCTTTTCAGCGACGAGAACCCTAACGCCTGCACCATCATGTGA
- the LOC103840807 gene encoding uncharacterized protein LOC103840807, translated as MGKTKKEDLNQFLIAHLNTIYDTLQLFERTASPTEEKVNWNDVLQMSDHLSRQATIVGMLWSGEAPKAESLKETMESYFNALQGFLLCCHGSTVGAGPTLSSLIHLSVKKIVDSSFRLLQGSVSLYEGSYEKDKKPSIPQLSGAVWEACSSFKKVPATNITAIGRAITQVAVSMKDVLREMKEVKPASPEDDDDDEDDDDLGNDLSPEEMEVAQMVAEIVSETIIVIKELIRVITGMIKLENPKDNSGFVDSLEKLLKLCKGTGDQIDEIGACVYPPQEIVKMKQALKIIQGNFDEVESEVEGLKSASEAFTGACGKLRNTMKHMEGELDKRCEDEVVAEMQNVTLGS; from the exons atggggaaaacaaagaaagaagatCTGAATCAATTTCTGATTGCTCATCTCAACACCATCTACGATACTCTCCAG TTGTTTGAACGAACAGCGTCTCCGACAGAGGAGAAAGTGAACTGGAACGATGTTCTTCAGATGTCTGATCACCTCTCTAGACAAGCCACCATAG tgGGAATGCTGTGGAGTGGAGAAGCTCCAAAAGCTGAGTCACTTAAGGAGACTATGGAGTCTTACTTCAACGCTCTTCAAGGCTTCTTACTTTGTTGCCATGGAAGCACTGTTGGTGCTGGCCCTACTCTTTCTTCACTCATTCATCTCTCCGTCAAGAAGATCGTCGATTCCAGCTTCAGACTGTTGCAGGGTTCCGTCTCCTTATACG AGGGATCGTATGAGAAGGACAAGAAGCCGTCTATACCGCAGCTCTCAGGAGCAGTGTGGGAAGCATGCTCGAGTTTCAAGAAGGTTCCTGCGACAAACATCACTGCCATCGGCAGGGCTATTACTCAGGTTGCTGTTTCTATGAAGGATGTTCTCAGGGAGATGAAAGAAGTGAAACCAGCTTCACCTGAGGATGATGACGATgacgaagatgatgatgatttagGGAATGATCTGTCTCCTGAAGAAATGGAAGTTGCTCAAATGGTAGCTGAGATTGTGTCTGAGACCATCATTGTGATAAAAGAACTCATCCGAGTTATCACCGGGATGATCAAGCTGGAGAATCCGAAAGATAACAGCGGGTTTGTGGACTCGCTTGAGAAGCTACTGAAGCTGTGTAAAGGAACTGGTGATCAGATCGATGAGATCGGAGCTTGCGTTTATCCTCCACAGGAGATTGTTAAGATGAAGCAAGCGCTGAAGATAATACAGGGAAACTTCGATGAAGTCGAGTCCGAAGTTGAGGGTTTGAAGAGTGCTTCAGAGGCATTTACAGGAGCTTGCGGGAAGCTAAGAAACACGATGAAAC